In one window of Parcubacteria group bacterium CG10_big_fil_rev_8_21_14_0_10_36_14 DNA:
- the tsaD gene encoding tRNA (adenosine(37)-N6)-threonylcarbamoyltransferase complex transferase subunit TsaD produces the protein MKILGIETSCDETAASLCEVKGGNFKIISNIVSSQINIHKKYGGVVPEVAARAHAEVVYDVVGRALGKIKIKTIDLIAVTYGPGLVTSLRVGVLAAQAIAGLADISLVKVNHTEAHLLSPFLNNKRIGFPALGLIVSGGHTELVLMKDFGKYKIIGETRDDAVGEAFDKVAKMLNLGYPGGPIISQLAIRQGAEPLNLKLPRPMLNSKDFDFSFSGLKTATLYLAKKMSKTELKKMTPAICKEFQNAVVDVLVKKTIYAAKKYNIKSILVGGGVSANKELRNALEKLDYKVYLPNLEYTGDNASMIAFAGWKKYKRAKKNEVFKINASPNL, from the coding sequence ATGAAAATTTTAGGGATTGAAACATCTTGTGATGAAACAGCAGCCTCTCTTTGCGAAGTAAAGGGTGGAAATTTTAAAATTATTTCAAATATAGTTTCGTCGCAGATAAATATTCATAAAAAATATGGTGGAGTGGTGCCGGAGGTTGCCGCAAGAGCACACGCGGAAGTTGTTTATGATGTAGTGGGGCGGGCGTTGGGAAAAATAAAAATAAAAACTATTGATTTAATCGCTGTAACATACGGACCCGGACTTGTAACCTCTCTGCGCGTCGGAGTTTTGGCTGCGCAAGCGATTGCGGGGCTCGCAGACATTTCTCTTGTTAAAGTAAATCATACCGAAGCGCATTTATTATCGCCATTTTTAAATAATAAAAGGATTGGGTTTCCTGCGCTTGGGTTAATCGTAAGCGGAGGACATACAGAGCTGGTCTTAATGAAAGATTTTGGAAAATATAAAATTATTGGAGAAACCCGTGATGATGCAGTTGGCGAGGCATTTGATAAAGTGGCGAAGATGCTAAATCTTGGTTACCCCGGAGGTCCGATTATTTCGCAACTTGCCATAAGACAAGGCGCTGAACCTCTTAATTTAAAATTGCCCCGCCCGATGTTAAATTCTAAAGATTTTGACTTTTCTTTTTCCGGATTAAAAACCGCAACCTTATATTTAGCAAAAAAAATGAGTAAAACAGAGCTTAAAAAAATGACACCTGCAATCTGCAAAGAATTTCAGAATGCAGTGGTAGATGTTTTGGTTAAAAAAACTATATACGCCGCAAAAAAATATAATATAAAATCAATTCTTGTTGGTGGCGGAGTTAGTGCTAATAAGGAGTTGCGGAACGCTTTGGAAAAATTAGATTATAAAGTATATTTGCCTAATTTAGAATATACAGGAGACAACGCATCAATGATTGCATTTGCCGGCTGGAAAAAATATAAGCGCGCAAAAAAGAACGAAGTTTTTAAAATAAACGCCAGTCCGAATTTA
- the clpP gene encoding ATP-dependent Clp endopeptidase, proteolytic subunit ClpP: MENKKEIKNSYLIPTVIEKSQFGERAYDIYSRLLKDRIIFLGSPIDDAVANTVIAELLFLASQDKTADIKLYINCPGGAVTAGMAIYDTMQFIKPDVSTICVGMAASMGAFLLASGAKDKRFALPNSEIMIHQVMGGVEGQATDIKIRAERILKIKDNLNRILAKHTGQSLKKVEADTERDYFMSAEEAVTYGLVDKIIK; this comes from the coding sequence ATGGAAAACAAAAAAGAAATAAAAAATTCATACTTAATTCCTACTGTTATAGAAAAATCTCAATTTGGTGAAAGAGCTTATGATATTTATTCTCGGCTTCTGAAAGATAGGATTATTTTTTTAGGAAGTCCGATTGACGATGCCGTTGCAAATACCGTTATTGCAGAACTTTTGTTTTTAGCAAGCCAGGATAAAACGGCTGATATAAAATTATATATAAATTGTCCCGGTGGAGCCGTAACTGCCGGAATGGCAATATACGACACGATGCAATTTATTAAACCGGATGTTTCAACTATATGCGTTGGTATGGCTGCATCAATGGGGGCATTTTTATTGGCCTCGGGCGCAAAAGATAAAAGATTTGCTTTGCCTAATTCAGAGATCATGATTCATCAAGTGATGGGTGGAGTTGAGGGTCAGGCAACCGATATAAAAATACGGGCAGAGAGAATTTTGAAAATAAAAGATAATTTAAATAGGATTTTAGCAAAGCATACTGGTCAATCGCTTAAGAAAGTCGAAGCTGATACAGAGCGTGATTATTTTATGAGCGCGGAAGAGGCTGTTACTTATGGTTTAGTAGATAAGATAATCAAGTAA
- a CDS encoding tRNA (adenosine(37)-N6)-threonylcarbamoyltransferase complex ATPase subunit type 1 TsaE, which produces MQYKTKNEKQTLQIAKDFAKRLHGGEMILLYGDLGAGKTVFVKGMAKTLGIMETVKSPTFNILKLYPIKKLNNNSWTSEFCHIDAYRLNSLEELLDIGVEDYINNESVTVIEWADRLKGIEKMGQKIIKIKIEHGEKEDERKIEIE; this is translated from the coding sequence ATGCAATACAAAACAAAAAATGAAAAACAGACACTGCAAATAGCAAAAGATTTCGCTAAGCGACTCCACGGTGGAGAGATGATTTTGTTATATGGCGATTTGGGAGCAGGAAAAACGGTTTTTGTAAAAGGTATGGCAAAGACGCTCGGCATTATGGAAACAGTTAAAAGTCCGACTTTTAATATTCTAAAACTTTATCCAATTAAGAAGTTAAATAATAATTCTTGGACTTCAGAGTTTTGTCATATTGATGCTTATCGGTTGAATTCATTGGAAGAACTTTTGGATATTGGCGTGGAAGATTATATAAACAATGAGTCTGTCACGGTTATTGAATGGGCAGATAGATTAAAGGGAATAGAAAAAATGGGACAAAAGATAATAAAAATAAAAATAGAGCATGGAGAAAAAGAAGATGAGAGGAAAATAGAAATTGAATAA
- a CDS encoding RNA-dependent DNA polymerase, producing MGGQIALGGGNTKCIHNVFNKIISSENLFLAWREFRRGKRKKYEIQQFEFYLEDNIFELQRILEERKYIPGKYISFCVRDPKLRNIHKAFVRDRLVHHVLFRILYPIFDKRQIFNSYSCRLEKGTHKGVLKLEEFARKLSINYKKPIYALKCDIKKFFHSIDHDILLRLIKSGGIDIETIRLSHKIIKSFEMESGKGLPLGNVTSQLFANIYLNELDQFIKHTLKEKFYLRYCDDFIILGSNKNYLTGLIPQINNFLLKELKLSMHPNKVIVRKFRQGIDFLGYVSLPHYRVLRIKTKKRVIRKIKMNLRKLESGQITGENFYQMIQSYLGILKHCKGDDIKKQIYDIIKDIELCNTKQKMKNRHCK from the coding sequence ATAGGCGGACAGATAGCGTTGGGGGGGGGTAATACTAAATGTATTCATAATGTTTTTAATAAAATTATTTCAAGCGAAAATTTATTTTTAGCTTGGCGCGAATTCAGGCGTGGCAAAAGAAAAAAGTATGAAATACAGCAATTTGAATTTTATCTTGAAGATAATATTTTTGAATTGCAGCGGATATTGGAAGAAAGAAAGTATATACCGGGAAAATATATTTCTTTTTGCGTGCGCGACCCAAAGTTGCGTAATATTCATAAGGCATTTGTTCGCGACCGTCTCGTTCATCATGTGCTTTTTAGAATATTGTATCCCATTTTTGATAAAAGGCAAATTTTTAATTCTTATTCCTGCCGGCTGGAAAAAGGAACGCATAAAGGGGTGTTAAAGTTGGAAGAATTTGCGCGCAAATTGAGCATTAATTATAAAAAACCGATTTACGCGCTTAAATGTGATATCAAGAAGTTTTTTCACAGCATTGACCACGATATTTTATTAAGATTAATTAAAAGTGGTGGAATTGATATCGAAACAATACGGTTATCCCACAAAATTATAAAAAGTTTTGAAATGGAGAGTGGCAAGGGATTGCCTCTTGGAAATGTGACCAGCCAGCTATTTGCTAACATTTATCTTAATGAACTGGACCAATTTATAAAGCATACTTTGAAAGAAAAGTTTTATTTGCGATATTGCGATGATTTTATTATTCTTGGCAGTAACAAGAATTATTTGACAGGACTTATTCCACAAATTAACAATTTTTTATTAAAAGAATTAAAATTATCAATGCATCCCAACAAAGTTATTGTTCGCAAATTTAGACAGGGAATAGATTTTCTAGGATATGTATCACTGCCTCATTACAGGGTTTTAAGAATTAAGACAAAAAAGCGAGTTATTAGGAAAATAAAGATGAATTTGAGAAAGTTAGAATCAGGGCAGATAACTGGAGAAAATTTTTATCAAATGATTCAATCTTATTTAGGCATTCTGAAGCATTGCAAGGGAGATGATATAAAAAAACAAATTTATGATATTATAAAAGATATAGAACTATGCAATACAAAACAAAAAATGAAAAACAGACACTGCAAATAG